A DNA window from Allokutzneria albata contains the following coding sequences:
- a CDS encoding DUF4345 domain-containing protein — MDTLVISVVAVFFLAMGGYALVAPAALARPFRIRIDTPESRSEIRAVYGGFGLAIAGVLAAAAADVGGIRTGVVITVGVALAGMALCRLVSRAVDPGTAFYPIWFYFCVEVVAAALLFAVA; from the coding sequence ATGGACACGCTCGTGATCAGTGTGGTGGCCGTCTTCTTCCTGGCGATGGGCGGATACGCGCTCGTCGCGCCCGCGGCACTGGCGCGGCCGTTCCGGATTCGGATCGACACCCCGGAGAGCCGTTCGGAGATCCGCGCCGTCTACGGCGGGTTCGGGCTCGCCATCGCCGGTGTGCTCGCCGCGGCCGCGGCCGACGTCGGCGGGATCAGGACAGGTGTGGTGATCACGGTCGGCGTCGCGCTCGCGGGGATGGCGCTGTGCCGACTCGTCTCGCGCGCGGTCGACCCGGGGACAGCCTTCTACCCGATCTGGTTCTACTTCTGCGTCGAGGTCGTCGCGGCCGCGCTGCTCTTCGCCGTCGCCTAG
- a CDS encoding TIGR02452 family protein, protein MSSRLRAIAREAVSIAGRGWYQTASGDRVDISAGVTSAVSGTRIYQPEDAVAAPREAEPVIEVVNESSLDATRRLGGDVACLVFASARNPGGGFLNGAQAQEESLARGSALYPCLRAAWDFYVHHRGDPDLTYSDRVIYSPGVPVFRGDKGNLLDEPYPVSFLTSAAPNLHAITRNQPERAAGVPEALRRRAMRVLEVAADNGHRRLVLGAWGCGVFGNDPSTVADAFAEALRRGPWFEHVTFAVLDRGRGAPIYTTFRDRLN, encoded by the coding sequence GTGAGTAGCAGGTTGCGGGCGATCGCCCGCGAGGCCGTGTCCATCGCCGGGCGTGGCTGGTACCAGACGGCATCCGGTGACAGGGTGGACATCAGCGCAGGAGTGACCAGCGCGGTGTCCGGAACGCGTATCTACCAACCAGAAGACGCCGTCGCCGCGCCGCGGGAGGCGGAGCCGGTCATCGAGGTCGTCAACGAGTCCAGCCTGGACGCCACCCGGCGGCTGGGCGGAGACGTGGCGTGCCTGGTCTTCGCGTCGGCGCGCAATCCCGGTGGCGGGTTCCTCAACGGGGCCCAGGCACAGGAGGAGTCGCTGGCGCGAGGATCGGCCCTGTACCCGTGCCTGCGCGCCGCGTGGGACTTCTACGTGCACCACCGGGGCGATCCCGATCTCACCTACAGCGATCGCGTGATCTACTCGCCGGGCGTGCCGGTGTTCCGGGGCGACAAGGGAAATCTCCTCGACGAGCCGTACCCGGTGTCGTTCCTGACGTCCGCCGCGCCGAATCTCCACGCGATCACGCGCAATCAGCCCGAGCGCGCTGCCGGAGTCCCGGAAGCGTTGCGCCGCAGGGCAATGCGCGTACTCGAAGTGGCCGCGGACAACGGGCACCGCAGGCTCGTCCTCGGCGCGTGGGGCTGCGGTGTCTTCGGCAACGATCCGTCCACTGTGGCCGATGCGTTCGCCGAGGCCCTGCGGCGCGGCCCCTGGTTCGAGCACGTGACGTTCGCCGTGCTCGACCGGGGCCGTGGCGCGCCGATCTACACGACCTTCCGCGACCGGCTGAACTGA
- a CDS encoding TetR/AcrR family transcriptional regulator, with the protein MAEVSRRERKKQQVRRQLADAALRLFSEQGYERTTVAQIAAAADVATKTFFNHFRSKEDVLFADSGPRAPVPLAVLADRKPGESVADLLLRAYEAMLADYLAEGIGRRDPEGMDRFRRVIMTEPALQGRALQLSQELQREIADGLLRAFPDVLDPISAAAAVGAMSGGAQAAALKSLELDQSAEEFWAALRRGVEIGLRGLPG; encoded by the coding sequence GTGGCAGAGGTGTCCCGGCGCGAGCGGAAGAAGCAGCAGGTCCGGCGGCAGCTCGCGGACGCGGCGCTGCGGCTGTTCAGCGAGCAGGGCTACGAGCGCACGACCGTCGCGCAGATCGCGGCGGCGGCGGACGTGGCGACCAAGACGTTCTTCAACCACTTCCGCAGCAAGGAGGACGTGCTCTTCGCCGACTCCGGGCCGAGGGCGCCGGTACCGCTGGCGGTCCTGGCCGACCGGAAGCCCGGCGAGAGCGTCGCGGACCTGCTGCTGCGGGCCTACGAGGCGATGCTGGCCGACTACCTCGCCGAGGGCATCGGGCGGCGGGACCCGGAGGGCATGGACCGCTTCCGCCGGGTGATCATGACCGAGCCGGCGCTGCAGGGACGGGCGCTGCAGCTGAGCCAGGAGCTGCAGCGGGAGATCGCCGACGGACTGCTCCGGGCGTTCCCGGACGTGCTCGACCCGATCAGCGCCGCGGCGGCGGTGGGCGCGATGAGCGGAGGGGCGCAGGCGGCGGCGCTGAAGAGCCTGGAGCTGGACCAGTCGGCGGAGGAGTTCTGGGCGGCGTTGCGCCGCGGGGTGGAGATAGGCCTGCGCGGTCTGCCCGGCTGA
- a CDS encoding alpha/beta hydrolase, which translates to MIHEQLTYSVIRGFRPLLLDLHLPDGVDRAPVVIWIHGGSFHSGDRRWLHRTFPRNSVFETLTSAGIACAAIDYRLSAEATWPAQREDVAAAIDFLRANADEYGLDADRLGVWGDSAGGHLALTAGLTSQHVRAVVAWYPLTDIATMDEGVDDDLYSPWLGCWPATNPDRVADASPITHVSAGAPPCLLVHGTADTLVPASQSERMHARLLGEGVDSTYEAIAGAGHGFEGHPDVGALVSGSVAYLSGKLRA; encoded by the coding sequence GTGATCCACGAGCAGCTGACATACTCGGTGATCCGCGGTTTCCGGCCGTTGCTGCTGGACCTCCACCTGCCGGACGGTGTCGACCGCGCGCCGGTCGTGATCTGGATCCACGGCGGCAGCTTCCACTCCGGTGATCGCCGCTGGCTGCACCGGACCTTCCCGCGCAACTCCGTCTTCGAAACCCTGACCAGCGCGGGGATCGCGTGCGCGGCCATCGACTACCGGCTCAGCGCGGAGGCCACCTGGCCCGCGCAGCGCGAGGACGTCGCCGCCGCGATCGACTTCCTCCGCGCGAACGCCGACGAGTACGGCCTCGACGCGGATCGCCTTGGCGTGTGGGGAGATTCCGCCGGCGGGCACCTCGCGCTCACAGCCGGTCTGACAAGTCAGCACGTTCGGGCAGTGGTCGCCTGGTACCCGCTCACCGACATCGCGACGATGGACGAGGGCGTCGACGACGACTTGTACTCGCCGTGGCTCGGCTGCTGGCCCGCGACCAACCCCGACCGCGTCGCCGACGCGAGCCCGATCACCCACGTCTCCGCGGGTGCGCCGCCGTGCCTGCTCGTCCACGGGACCGCCGACACGCTCGTGCCCGCGTCACAGAGCGAGCGCATGCACGCACGGCTCCTGGGCGAGGGCGTCGACTCGACCTATGAAGCGATCGCCGGAGCCGGGCACGGGTTCGAGGGGCACCCGGACGTCGGCGCGCTCGTCTCCGGCTCCGTGGCGTACCTGTCGGGCAAGCTCAGGGCGTAG
- a CDS encoding phosphatase domain-containing protein, with protein MTDPRLTGAIQLPDGSWIRGRGLRRPVPDGPLPDFGLYLGAGRFRRENEEKLHWPHTWIQWPDFLLPRDRDLAIEQIHELHEKARSGMAVEVACGGGVGRTGTVVSCLAILAGVDPAGAVAWTREHLHPRAVETPWQRRWVAQFSRSRKVV; from the coding sequence ATGACCGACCCCAGACTCACCGGAGCCATCCAGCTCCCCGACGGCAGCTGGATCCGCGGCCGCGGCCTTCGGCGCCCCGTGCCGGACGGACCGTTGCCCGACTTCGGCCTCTACCTGGGCGCGGGCCGCTTCCGCCGGGAGAACGAGGAGAAGCTGCACTGGCCGCACACGTGGATCCAGTGGCCGGACTTCCTCCTGCCCCGCGACCGGGATCTCGCCATCGAGCAGATCCACGAGCTGCACGAGAAAGCCCGTTCCGGCATGGCGGTCGAGGTCGCCTGCGGAGGCGGCGTGGGCCGCACCGGCACCGTGGTCAGCTGCCTCGCGATCCTGGCCGGTGTCGATCCGGCCGGCGCGGTCGCGTGGACCAGGGAGCATCTGCACCCCAGGGCCGTCGAGACGCCGTGGCAGCGCCGTTGGGTGGCTCAGTTCAGCCGGTCGCGGAAGGTCGTGTAG
- a CDS encoding CGNR zinc finger domain-containing protein, which translates to MDIPIDDYVAGAAVATDLVTTSPTVRESTGEALPTPEALAAFLAAHDLRPAAALPPTSENVFQVQLLRREVRGIMETETADQAVAGGRVLLRRAGLAPVLRRAAEGKWQWHVPTAPGASLADELAAFISLGLLGVVRTLGHERFRACAAPGCRGVFADTSRAGRRRYCMPELCGNRLNVAKHRARRQAGSVIA; encoded by the coding sequence GTGGACATCCCCATCGACGACTACGTGGCCGGGGCCGCGGTGGCGACGGACTTGGTCACCACCTCGCCCACGGTCCGCGAGAGCACGGGCGAGGCGTTGCCGACACCGGAGGCCCTGGCGGCCTTCCTCGCGGCACACGACCTCCGGCCCGCCGCGGCGCTGCCGCCGACCAGCGAGAACGTCTTCCAGGTGCAGCTACTGCGTCGCGAGGTGCGCGGCATCATGGAGACGGAGACGGCTGATCAGGCAGTCGCCGGTGGCCGGGTGCTGTTGCGCCGCGCGGGCCTCGCCCCGGTGCTCCGCCGCGCCGCAGAGGGCAAGTGGCAGTGGCACGTGCCGACCGCCCCGGGGGCTTCGCTGGCCGACGAACTGGCCGCGTTCATCAGCCTCGGACTGCTCGGCGTCGTCCGGACGCTCGGCCACGAGCGCTTCCGCGCGTGCGCCGCGCCCGGCTGCCGAGGGGTGTTCGCCGACACCAGCCGCGCCGGGCGGCGTCGCTACTGCATGCCCGAGCTGTGCGGAAACCGTCTCAACGTCGCCAAGCACCGCGCGAGGCGCCAGGCAGGGAGCGTGATCGCATGA
- the rnhA gene encoding ribonuclease HI: protein MQPDQIVEIYTDGACSGNPGPGGWGAVLRYGEHERELHGGDAGPTTNNRMELTAPIKALEALKRRSTVRIYTDSTYVRNGILSWLPKWKRNGWMTSSREPVKNADLWRELDAAVARHEVEWHWVKGHSGHPENDRADRLAVLGVSEARGLHTG from the coding sequence GTGCAGCCAGACCAGATCGTGGAGATCTACACCGACGGCGCGTGCAGTGGGAACCCGGGCCCGGGCGGCTGGGGTGCCGTGTTGCGCTACGGCGAGCACGAGCGGGAGCTGCACGGCGGCGACGCCGGCCCGACCACGAACAACCGCATGGAACTCACCGCCCCCATCAAAGCGCTGGAAGCCTTGAAGAGGCGCTCGACCGTGCGCATCTACACGGACAGCACGTACGTGCGCAACGGCATCCTGTCGTGGTTGCCCAAGTGGAAGCGCAACGGGTGGATGACGAGTTCCCGCGAGCCGGTCAAGAACGCGGACCTGTGGCGGGAACTCGACGCGGCGGTGGCCCGGCACGAGGTCGAGTGGCACTGGGTGAAGGGACACTCCGGGCACCCGGAGAACGACCGGGCGGACCGCCTGGCGGTGCTGGGCGTTTCCGAGGCGCGTGGCCTGCACACCGGATGA
- a CDS encoding alpha/beta fold hydrolase: MTRTAFAASAVVALAATLVTVAPVASAAPAAPAWKLCKDIANGWPAGDAQTECASVAVPLDHAKPDGRKINIAISRIRASEPAARRGVVVFNPGGPGGSGITMPPSMLRSTVKDLGRTHDLIGFDPRGVGYSDRMTCPALPEDTERPPASWSAKEKARFLSARDGRANRRCAETDLEFARNLTTDAIARDIDAIRAALGEKKINYYGVSWGTALGAHYRSLFDGNVDRMLLDSVMLANFDLDEIDNTTVAANENLFNDFVSWIARYDRVYRFGTTHGEVSKALFDLRKLLTESPRVVGSGPSQTVIDGDTITNLITANRSWWSAAAAELVKIRDNDVPERARQAADAVGERATARSAARGFEGKPEYFSRFLNVAVICNEALSTRDFETAWEHRMGRIAKYPAAGESASFDGMCANWPLPVQPWRLKSGASALQLVGHLYEGVTPIDWAVSMRAKIGGALFTIEDDWHGSLSRLPCGATGVEFFAAGKTSGASCPGAPIPTPETPAPKSGDGLTVERSPYDKDRVAAFG, from the coding sequence TTGACCCGCACAGCATTCGCCGCATCGGCGGTGGTGGCGCTCGCCGCCACCCTCGTGACGGTGGCACCGGTCGCGTCGGCCGCCCCCGCCGCGCCGGCGTGGAAACTCTGCAAGGACATCGCCAACGGCTGGCCCGCCGGGGACGCGCAGACCGAGTGCGCCTCCGTCGCGGTCCCGCTGGACCACGCGAAGCCGGACGGACGCAAGATCAACATTGCGATCAGCAGGATCAGGGCGTCCGAGCCCGCCGCGCGCCGGGGCGTCGTGGTGTTCAACCCCGGTGGCCCCGGTGGCTCGGGGATCACGATGCCGCCGTCGATGCTGCGCAGCACCGTCAAGGATCTCGGTCGCACCCACGACCTGATCGGCTTCGACCCGCGTGGCGTCGGCTACAGCGACCGGATGACCTGCCCGGCCCTGCCCGAGGACACCGAGCGACCGCCCGCGTCGTGGTCGGCCAAGGAGAAGGCGCGGTTCCTCTCGGCCCGCGACGGCAGGGCCAACCGGCGCTGCGCCGAGACCGACCTCGAGTTCGCCAGGAACCTGACCACGGACGCGATCGCCCGCGACATCGACGCGATCCGCGCGGCGCTCGGTGAGAAGAAGATCAACTACTACGGCGTCTCCTGGGGCACCGCGCTCGGCGCGCACTACCGCAGCCTGTTCGACGGCAACGTGGACCGGATGCTGCTCGACTCGGTGATGCTGGCGAACTTCGACCTCGACGAGATCGACAACACCACCGTCGCGGCCAACGAGAACCTGTTCAACGACTTCGTCTCGTGGATCGCGCGCTACGACCGCGTCTACCGCTTCGGCACCACCCACGGCGAGGTCTCGAAGGCGCTGTTCGACCTGCGCAAGCTGCTCACCGAGTCGCCCAGGGTGGTCGGCAGCGGCCCGTCGCAGACGGTCATCGACGGCGACACGATCACCAACCTGATCACCGCGAACCGCAGCTGGTGGTCCGCGGCCGCGGCCGAGCTGGTCAAGATCCGGGACAACGACGTGCCGGAGCGCGCGCGGCAGGCTGCGGACGCGGTGGGGGAGCGCGCCACCGCGCGGTCGGCGGCCCGCGGTTTCGAGGGGAAGCCGGAGTACTTCAGCCGCTTCCTCAACGTCGCGGTGATCTGCAACGAGGCGCTGAGCACCCGCGACTTCGAGACGGCGTGGGAACACCGGATGGGCCGGATCGCGAAGTACCCGGCGGCGGGGGAGAGCGCGTCCTTCGACGGCATGTGCGCGAACTGGCCGCTACCGGTGCAGCCGTGGCGGCTGAAGTCCGGCGCCAGCGCGCTCCAGCTGGTCGGCCACCTCTACGAGGGCGTCACGCCGATCGACTGGGCGGTGTCCATGCGCGCCAAGATCGGCGGCGCGCTGTTCACCATCGAGGACGACTGGCACGGCTCGCTGTCCCGGCTGCCCTGCGGTGCGACCGGGGTCGAGTTCTTCGCCGCCGGCAAGACCAGCGGCGCGTCCTGCCCGGGCGCCCCGATCCCCACGCCGGAGACCCCGGCGCCGAAGTCCGGTGACGGGCTGACCGTCGAGCGTTCCCCGTACGACAAGGACCGCGTCGCCGCCTTCGGCTGA
- a CDS encoding amidohydrolase family protein → MAEKTLDPPSGSSVTMTNIRVFDGERMTEDSAIRLRDGLIVALGGAELLEPGDEHVDGRGGTVLPGMIDAHVHLLPGSPKQAVTFGVTTVLDMFSKPDLVREATAQGAGPDAADVRSSSVGATAPGGHPSLMYAPFPYVTGPEDAEAFVADRVAEGATHLKVLYEDGKVGPMSWPSLDVPTVAALVEAAHRAGLLVAAHISTAQAAVDLLPTGVDVFAHVPFDVLTDEQIQAIVDAGVAVIATLSIADGFPGKDGAMPLLGELALKPRLGPAWSETVKAQGERWLPPEFPDFTVPSDNVRRLRAAGVPILVGTDAPNPGVVHGASVHRELQHLVAAGLDPLEALNAATARTADVFGLADRGRIRPGLRADLVLVEGRPDRYISDTQYVAAVWKQGARLDLDGYVGSADERAGLAMLREMTDRVISAFQREFDR, encoded by the coding sequence ATGGCCGAGAAAACGCTCGACCCCCCAAGCGGGTCTTCGGTGACGATGACGAACATCCGCGTGTTCGACGGCGAACGCATGACCGAGGACTCGGCGATCCGTCTGCGGGACGGCCTGATCGTGGCGCTGGGCGGTGCCGAGCTGCTGGAGCCGGGGGACGAGCACGTCGACGGCCGCGGCGGCACGGTGCTGCCGGGGATGATCGACGCGCACGTCCACCTGCTGCCGGGCTCGCCGAAGCAGGCGGTGACCTTCGGTGTGACGACGGTTCTGGACATGTTCAGCAAGCCTGACCTGGTGCGGGAAGCGACGGCGCAGGGCGCCGGTCCGGACGCGGCCGACGTGCGCTCGTCGAGCGTCGGAGCGACCGCGCCCGGCGGGCATCCTTCCTTGATGTACGCGCCATTTCCCTATGTCACGGGCCCGGAGGACGCGGAGGCGTTCGTCGCTGACCGCGTCGCGGAAGGCGCGACCCACCTGAAGGTCCTCTACGAGGACGGCAAGGTCGGACCGATGTCCTGGCCGTCGCTGGACGTGCCGACCGTCGCCGCGCTCGTCGAGGCCGCGCACCGCGCGGGGCTCCTCGTCGCGGCGCACATCAGCACTGCTCAGGCCGCCGTGGACCTCCTGCCCACGGGCGTGGACGTGTTCGCGCACGTGCCGTTCGACGTGCTCACCGACGAGCAGATCCAAGCGATCGTCGACGCCGGTGTAGCGGTGATCGCCACGTTGTCGATCGCGGACGGCTTCCCCGGCAAGGACGGCGCGATGCCGTTGCTCGGCGAGCTGGCCCTGAAGCCGCGGCTCGGCCCGGCGTGGTCGGAAACCGTGAAGGCGCAAGGAGAACGGTGGTTGCCGCCGGAGTTCCCGGACTTCACGGTGCCTTCGGACAACGTGCGACGACTGCGCGCGGCGGGCGTACCGATTCTTGTCGGGACTGACGCGCCCAACCCGGGCGTCGTCCACGGGGCGAGCGTGCACCGCGAACTCCAGCACCTGGTGGCTGCCGGTCTTGATCCGCTCGAAGCCTTGAACGCGGCGACGGCGCGGACCGCGGACGTGTTCGGCCTGGCCGACCGGGGCCGCATTCGTCCTGGGCTCCGCGCGGATCTCGTGCTCGTCGAAGGACGACCGGACCGCTACATCTCGGACACGCAGTACGTCGCGGCGGTGTGGAAGCAGGGCGCCCGCCTGGACCTCGACGGGTACGTGGGCTCGGCCGACGAACGCGCCGGCCTCGCGATGCTGCGAGAGATGACTGACAGAGTGATTTCCGCTTTCCAGAGGGAGTTCGACCGATGA
- a CDS encoding DUF4262 domain-containing protein, with translation MSCSCLICTERTAGRDAATAEVVRKSRWCVLRIPGPVDFAYTVGLWHSFRRPELVMFGLDGEDMQHWLNTCVQRCVEDGWPTEGEQFTGVIEGVPTQLRVVHRDWHDPLFGTAHRFYGVDVPFRQVVWPDKHGRWPWDDRASSGCRGRQARTWLPVSEHPAGGWRLVGELEPGFPFASGPDVWALTTRAVLGGATPTWVLNEAGCFDVLDDRRYDADDLCLAYLGELVIRHPGLVARADLADGHSAAAGNAWQSVKLTSDDLKRSEDAWQTATP, from the coding sequence GTGTCTTGTTCCTGCCTGATCTGCACGGAGCGCACCGCCGGACGTGACGCGGCGACCGCGGAAGTCGTGCGCAAGTCCCGCTGGTGCGTGCTGAGGATTCCAGGGCCCGTGGACTTCGCGTACACGGTCGGCCTCTGGCACAGCTTCCGGCGGCCCGAGCTGGTGATGTTCGGGCTCGACGGCGAGGACATGCAGCACTGGCTCAACACCTGCGTCCAGCGGTGCGTCGAGGACGGCTGGCCCACCGAGGGGGAGCAGTTCACCGGGGTGATCGAGGGCGTGCCCACGCAGCTGCGCGTGGTGCACCGGGACTGGCACGACCCGTTGTTCGGGACGGCGCACCGCTTCTACGGCGTCGACGTCCCCTTCCGCCAGGTGGTCTGGCCGGACAAGCACGGGCGCTGGCCGTGGGACGACCGGGCCAGCAGCGGCTGCCGCGGCAGGCAGGCGCGGACCTGGCTGCCGGTCTCGGAGCACCCGGCGGGCGGATGGCGCCTCGTCGGCGAGCTGGAGCCGGGTTTCCCGTTCGCGTCCGGCCCCGACGTGTGGGCGCTGACCACCAGGGCGGTCCTCGGCGGGGCGACGCCGACCTGGGTGCTGAACGAGGCGGGGTGCTTCGACGTGCTGGACGACCGCCGGTACGACGCGGACGACCTGTGCCTTGCCTACCTCGGCGAGCTGGTGATCAGGCATCCCGGCCTGGTGGCGCGCGCGGACCTGGCGGACGGCCATTCGGCTGCCGCGGGCAACGCCTGGCAGAGCGTGAAGCTCACCAGCGATGATCTCAAGCGCAGCGAGGACGCCTGGCAGACCGCTACGCCCTGA
- a CDS encoding universal stress protein, which produces MASRAVVVGFDDSARARRAVLWATREASSRGCALLIVHVLREPTPQLVYIPITTPLPEIVGEDAVRAHAESELSALVAECERMCPDVDIETSLSFGHPTEVLSQVGADAELVVLGPSGRTGLARALLGSTTAHLVKTSTRPIVVVRDGLTDGGRVVVGVDGSPSSIKAIEFAFEFADRRGGDLIAVHAWSDLPVDALAPVRVWDYDWRQVRSQAEDMIERCLEEPRRAHPDVRVERVVSFEGPAHALLEEARDAALLVVGSHGRGTLRRAFLGSVSHAVLYHAPCTLAVVRVED; this is translated from the coding sequence ATGGCCAGTCGAGCGGTCGTCGTCGGCTTCGACGACTCGGCGCGAGCCCGGCGCGCCGTCCTCTGGGCGACAAGGGAAGCGTCCAGCCGCGGCTGCGCATTGCTGATCGTGCACGTCCTGCGGGAGCCGACCCCCCAGCTCGTGTACATCCCCATCACGACTCCCCTGCCCGAGATCGTCGGCGAGGACGCGGTGCGCGCGCACGCCGAGTCCGAACTGTCAGCCCTTGTGGCGGAGTGCGAGCGCATGTGTCCGGACGTGGACATAGAGACGTCGTTGAGCTTCGGGCATCCCACGGAAGTGCTCAGCCAGGTGGGCGCGGACGCGGAGCTGGTCGTGCTCGGCCCGTCCGGCCGCACGGGGTTGGCCCGCGCGTTGCTCGGGTCGACGACCGCGCACCTCGTGAAGACCTCCACGCGCCCGATCGTCGTGGTCCGCGACGGACTCACCGATGGCGGGCGCGTCGTCGTCGGCGTGGACGGATCACCTTCGAGCATCAAGGCCATCGAGTTCGCGTTCGAGTTCGCAGACCGCCGCGGTGGCGACCTGATCGCGGTGCACGCATGGTCGGACCTGCCGGTCGACGCGCTCGCGCCCGTGCGCGTGTGGGACTACGACTGGCGACAGGTCCGCTCCCAAGCGGAGGACATGATCGAGCGGTGCCTTGAAGAGCCGCGCCGCGCGCATCCGGATGTCCGCGTCGAACGCGTTGTGTCCTTTGAGGGACCGGCGCACGCGCTCTTGGAGGAGGCGAGGGACGCCGCGCTGCTCGTGGTGGGCAGCCACGGTCGCGGGACACTGCGCCGCGCGTTCCTCGGGTCGGTCAGCCACGCGGTGCTCTACCACGCGCCGTGCACGCTCGCCGTGGTGCGGGTCGAGGACTAG
- a CDS encoding macrolide family glycosyltransferase, producing the protein MSRIALAGMPAAGHVNPSVPLVRELVDRGVAVTYYSSEEFREVVERTGAEFRPYPAGTVSSRAIAEATTSGGPVRVVATLLPATATLVPFLVEEFRALRPDAVAFDSNALWGYMAAARAKLPKISLMTTFMLGTKDFGCLTAREWFSSMLPMVPDIPSVVMAKRRLLKRLGKDIYPPSPTLPIRGDVTIFPIPRELQPPNPSLDERCHFVGPTIDPATRRSEPDSELAAFMDSADPLVLVSLGTLHAGTDEFFRTCFTALADLPARFVLAVGAHARPGSPPPNMLVRESVPQLDVLARASAFVTHGGMNSALEGLFYGVPLVVLPQQIEQLIIGRAAAARGAAEVLRHNLSNRPVPPADLHAAVSRALTDASMRDAAKALSEIIRSSGGASAGAQVIQDFLTAVR; encoded by the coding sequence ATGAGCCGCATAGCCCTGGCGGGGATGCCCGCGGCGGGTCACGTCAACCCGAGCGTGCCGCTCGTGCGCGAGCTGGTGGACCGCGGAGTCGCCGTCACCTACTACAGCAGCGAGGAGTTCCGGGAGGTGGTCGAGCGCACCGGCGCCGAGTTCCGCCCGTACCCCGCGGGCACGGTCTCCTCGCGCGCCATCGCCGAGGCCACCACGTCCGGCGGTCCGGTGCGGGTGGTCGCCACGCTGCTGCCCGCGACCGCGACCCTGGTGCCGTTCCTGGTCGAGGAGTTCCGCGCGCTGCGGCCGGACGCGGTCGCCTTCGACTCCAACGCGCTGTGGGGCTACATGGCCGCCGCGCGCGCGAAGCTGCCGAAGATATCGCTGATGACCACGTTCATGCTCGGCACCAAGGACTTCGGGTGCCTCACCGCGCGGGAGTGGTTCAGCTCGATGCTGCCGATGGTCCCCGACATCCCCTCGGTGGTCATGGCGAAGCGGCGGTTGCTGAAGCGGCTCGGCAAGGACATCTACCCGCCCTCGCCGACCCTGCCGATCCGCGGCGACGTGACGATCTTCCCGATCCCGCGCGAGCTCCAGCCGCCGAATCCGTCGCTGGACGAGCGCTGCCACTTCGTCGGCCCGACGATCGACCCCGCCACCCGGCGGAGCGAACCGGACTCCGAGCTGGCCGCGTTCATGGACAGCGCCGACCCGCTCGTCCTCGTGTCACTGGGCACCCTGCACGCCGGGACCGACGAGTTCTTCCGCACGTGCTTCACCGCGCTCGCCGACCTGCCCGCGCGCTTCGTCCTCGCCGTTGGCGCCCACGCGCGCCCGGGATCGCCGCCGCCGAACATGCTCGTCCGGGAGTCCGTTCCCCAGCTGGACGTCCTCGCGCGTGCGTCGGCCTTCGTCACCCACGGAGGGATGAACAGCGCGTTGGAAGGACTGTTCTACGGCGTGCCGCTCGTCGTGCTCCCGCAGCAGATCGAACAGCTCATCATCGGTCGTGCCGCCGCGGCCCGAGGCGCCGCGGAAGTGTTGCGCCACAACCTCTCCAACCGCCCGGTGCCGCCCGCCGACCTTCACGCGGCGGTCTCCCGCGCCCTGACCGACGCGTCGATGCGCGACGCGGCGAAGGCCCTTTCCGAGATCATCCGCTCCTCCGGCGGAGCATCCGCGGGTGCTCAGGTGATCCAGGACTTCCTCACCGCCGTGCGGTGA